The following are from one region of the Candidatus Krumholzibacteriota bacterium genome:
- a CDS encoding MBL fold metallo-hydrolase has product MNLDDSIKIDELVVGPLATNCYLVSCVRTMETVIIDPGGDAGVISGRIASERLHPVKIILTHGHSDHMAAAEEISRRFEIDVFIDQKDMETMIKSIEDAPLWGLGTVRTPKAISKLTDGDKVTFGDLEGEIIETPGHTLGGISILLNGAVFVGDTLFARSIGRTDFFGGDMDTLISSIRSKLFSLPDETVVYCGHGPSTSIGIEKRQNPFLNGLI; this is encoded by the coding sequence GTGAACCTCGATGACTCAATAAAAATCGACGAACTGGTAGTCGGACCGCTCGCGACCAACTGCTACCTGGTTTCCTGCGTTAGGACGATGGAGACTGTCATAATAGATCCAGGCGGTGACGCCGGAGTGATCTCTGGCCGTATCGCGTCGGAAAGACTCCACCCCGTGAAAATAATCCTGACGCATGGTCACAGCGACCATATGGCGGCAGCTGAAGAGATTTCACGCAGATTCGAAATAGATGTCTTTATCGACCAGAAAGATATGGAGACAATGATCAAATCGATCGAGGATGCTCCATTATGGGGACTCGGCACAGTGAGGACTCCGAAAGCGATCAGTAAGCTGACCGATGGTGATAAGGTCACTTTTGGCGATCTTGAGGGAGAGATAATAGAGACTCCCGGGCATACTCTTGGAGGAATAAGTATTCTCTTGAACGGTGCCGTTTTTGTCGGCGACACCCTTTTTGCTCGATCGATTGGAAGGACCGATTTTTTCGGAGGTGACATGGACACGCTAATCTCCTCAATAAGGTCAAAACTTTTCTCCCTGCCTGACGAAACAGTCGTTTACTGCGGCCATGGTCCATCGACATCAATAGGCATTGAAAAGCGTCAAAACCCATTCCTCAATGGACTTATATGA
- a CDS encoding 4Fe-4S binding protein: MSGNCNAENTIIINRALCIACGVCSAVCPSEALIIEGMALRSFPERCRPCGQAAIVCPTGALHCPESLDPGQGSD, encoded by the coding sequence ATGTCAGGCAATTGCAATGCTGAAAATACAATTATAATCAACCGCGCGCTCTGCATAGCGTGTGGCGTATGTTCTGCCGTCTGCCCGAGTGAAGCGCTCATTATCGAAGGGATGGCCTTAAGGTCGTTTCCGGAGCGATGCCGCCCCTGCGGGCAGGCGGCGATTGTCTGTCCGACGGGAGCTCTTCATTGCCCTGAATCGCTTGATCCGGGGCAAGGCTCTGATTGA
- a CDS encoding NAD(P)/FAD-dependent oxidoreductase, with the protein MRRKTCDVIVIGAGPAGSRVAARVAGRGFSVILLEKREKVGFPVRCAEAVGPASQVNNLIDIDRRFISSVVNGITIVSPYGRRFEIELPEIGYILDRARFDEHLASEAVRAGAVLRTSCQATGLIRNKTGISGVNMIDLKTGNESAIRSIVVVGADGVESLSPRWAGLKKNITPSEILVCAQETIEGVDVRKRFIEFHLGSKHSPGGYGWIFPKDSMTANIGVGISPLLSAGRSAVEYLDNFLEYRCPEGIRKRLVVGGCEVAKGLPELAVDGYIAVGEAANQNNPLTGGGILQALNAAESASVSVARAVEKKTGSREILKEYSRNWKKTDGRINDLFYQTAQIFYTLDDDSLEKILEGLSREPGLIDRTGVDPLRILRVFTKFCPSIAFKTLLLLARDKISAKITWPRPERSH; encoded by the coding sequence ATGAGACGCAAGACCTGTGATGTCATAGTCATCGGAGCCGGTCCTGCCGGATCGAGAGTCGCCGCTCGTGTCGCGGGCAGGGGATTTTCAGTAATCCTCCTTGAAAAAAGAGAGAAAGTCGGATTCCCCGTCCGTTGCGCGGAAGCGGTCGGTCCCGCCTCACAGGTCAATAACCTTATCGATATCGATCGGCGTTTCATATCTTCAGTAGTCAATGGAATAACTATCGTCTCCCCGTATGGCCGCAGGTTTGAGATCGAGTTGCCTGAAATCGGTTATATCCTCGATCGCGCCCGGTTCGATGAACACCTTGCAAGTGAAGCTGTAAGGGCTGGCGCGGTTCTGCGCACTTCCTGCCAGGCTACAGGCCTGATCAGAAATAAAACGGGAATATCAGGAGTCAATATGATCGACCTGAAAACAGGAAACGAGTCTGCCATCCGATCGATAGTTGTAGTAGGCGCCGATGGGGTGGAATCTCTATCTCCCCGATGGGCCGGATTAAAAAAGAATATCACTCCATCAGAGATACTCGTTTGCGCGCAGGAAACGATTGAGGGAGTAGATGTCCGGAAAAGATTCATTGAGTTTCACCTTGGATCGAAACATTCACCCGGGGGATACGGGTGGATCTTCCCGAAAGATTCGATGACAGCGAATATCGGAGTGGGAATATCGCCGCTGCTGTCCGCCGGAAGGAGTGCCGTCGAATATCTCGACAATTTTCTTGAATATCGTTGCCCGGAAGGAATAAGAAAAAGGCTTGTAGTCGGCGGCTGCGAAGTGGCAAAAGGTCTTCCGGAACTCGCCGTAGACGGATATATCGCCGTCGGCGAGGCGGCAAACCAGAATAATCCGTTGACTGGCGGAGGAATTCTACAGGCTCTCAATGCAGCCGAATCCGCGTCAGTCAGTGTCGCCAGAGCGGTGGAAAAAAAGACTGGCTCGCGTGAAATTTTAAAGGAGTATTCCAGAAACTGGAAAAAGACTGACGGGAGGATCAATGATCTGTTTTACCAGACGGCACAGATATTCTACACCCTCGATGACGACAGCCTGGAGAAGATCCTCGAAGGACTCAGCAGGGAACCCGGATTGATCGACAGAACGGGGGTCGATCCTCTGAGAATACTCAGGGTATTCACAAAGTTCTGTCCTTCAATAGCTTTCAAGACCTTGCTACTGCTTGCCAGGGATAAGATATCGGCCAAGATCACCTGGCCTCGTCCTGAAAGATCCCATTGA
- a CDS encoding outer membrane beta-barrel protein, which yields MKRLSGFSLIVLACFISTSIAASPSLYKQKKYFGPISPDNFNFSIGFIDGPNADYLNEYLHWWAQQDGGEYIYDDITTVAYASAGYERMISPLHFLRATLAFTYLKSSGSGDYYTVDPILHINADRTFKVYYLSLDLGFAYYMVEPEVRALIPYISGGFSSVFPLMRLETDAELDNGDSFSTPGENVKQNSYESGLHLEFGMKYFLTNQYALGLEGRYQMSQSKFRMHNSNFDIDFSGLSLALNLYYHF from the coding sequence ATGAAGAGATTATCTGGCTTCTCCCTGATCGTGCTTGCTTGTTTTATTTCTACATCGATCGCCGCGTCCCCTTCCCTTTATAAACAAAAGAAATATTTTGGTCCGATATCACCCGATAACTTTAATTTCAGTATCGGTTTCATCGATGGACCAAACGCTGACTACCTCAATGAATATCTGCACTGGTGGGCGCAGCAGGATGGGGGCGAATATATCTATGATGATATTACGACAGTGGCATACGCGTCTGCAGGATATGAAAGGATGATATCCCCCCTTCATTTTCTCAGGGCCACTCTTGCCTTCACGTACCTTAAATCCTCGGGGTCGGGAGATTATTACACGGTGGATCCGATACTGCATATAAATGCCGACCGGACCTTCAAGGTATACTATCTCTCCCTGGACCTGGGATTCGCTTATTATATGGTCGAACCGGAAGTACGCGCGCTCATTCCCTACATCTCCGGCGGATTTTCATCGGTATTCCCGTTGATGCGGCTGGAGACCGACGCTGAACTCGATAATGGAGACAGTTTCAGCACGCCGGGAGAAAATGTTAAACAGAACAGTTATGAGTCGGGGCTTCATCTCGAATTCGGGATGAAGTACTTTCTGACCAACCAGTACGCCCTTGGACTTGAAGGACGTTACCAGATGTCCCAGAGCAAGTTCAGAATGCATAACTCCAACTTCGACATAGATTTCTCAGGACTATCCCTTGCTCTAAACCTTTACTATCATTTCTGA
- a CDS encoding cupin domain-containing protein: MKLMKALDVEEKEVEMDGAENVTIRWLISKDDGAPNFAMRMFELGPGGHSPLHSHSWEHEVYIVDGDGKLIFDGEEKPFSSGDFIFVPPDRQHSFINTGENKMRFLCLVPND; encoded by the coding sequence CTGAAACTGATGAAAGCTCTCGACGTCGAAGAAAAGGAAGTCGAGATGGATGGCGCCGAAAACGTTACGATCAGATGGCTTATCTCCAAAGATGACGGCGCTCCCAATTTCGCGATGAGGATGTTCGAGCTTGGCCCCGGAGGTCATTCTCCGCTTCACAGTCATTCATGGGAGCATGAAGTCTATATTGTCGATGGGGATGGCAAACTGATATTCGATGGTGAAGAAAAACCGTTTTCTTCGGGAGATTTTATTTTCGTCCCCCCGGACAGGCAGCATTCCTTCATAAACACCGGGGAAAATAAGATGAGGTTCCTGTGTCTTGTCCCAAATGATTGA
- a CDS encoding low molecular weight protein arginine phosphatase: MKKVIFICSGNTCRSPMAEAMARVLVPDELKAQVDFSSAGCSAIDGRPATGYAVEAVSLRGGDLSGHSSRLLTNAMIEEADLLIAMTGEHVDHILRLDPKAHSRTFKLGSFGSAGSDEDIPDPIGAGQDVYIMVLAQIERFIRSLIDELGARFGAETGNG, encoded by the coding sequence ATGAAAAAAGTGATTTTCATCTGTTCGGGAAATACATGCAGAAGCCCGATGGCTGAAGCTATGGCCAGGGTGCTTGTTCCCGACGAGCTGAAGGCCCAGGTCGATTTTTCATCCGCTGGATGCAGCGCGATCGATGGACGACCGGCGACCGGATACGCCGTAGAGGCAGTCAGCCTCCGGGGAGGGGATCTGTCAGGGCATTCGTCAAGGTTATTGACGAATGCAATGATTGAAGAGGCCGATCTTCTGATAGCGATGACAGGAGAACATGTCGATCATATTCTGCGGCTTGACCCGAAGGCCCATTCCAGGACTTTCAAGCTTGGTTCATTCGGCAGCGCGGGATCGGATGAAGATATACCCGACCCGATAGGAGCCGGCCAGGATGTGTACATTATGGTCCTGGCACAGATCGAACGATTCATAAGGTCTCTTATTGATGAACTCGGGGCGAGGTTCGGAGCGGAGACCGGCAACGGTTAA
- a CDS encoding branched-chain amino acid transaminase, whose translation MALPKSEKIWMDGKMVDWDDAKIHVCSHVIHYGSCLFEGIRCYKTKKGSAIFRLEPHIKRLYNSSKMYRMEPQIPMKDFMEACKEIVRVNKMEECYIRPVVYRGYNSLGVNPFPNPVNAFIAVWEWGKYLGPEALEQGVDVCVSSWDRIAPNTFPALAKAGANYMNSQLIKMEAIVNGYTEGIALDSTGYVSEGSGENIFLIQDGVVYTPPLGASVLPGITRNAVMDLAEDLGYKVVEKLIPREMLYIADEVFFTGTAAEISPIRSIDKIQVGEGKRGPITKELQDLFFRVLDADVENRMEWLDFI comes from the coding sequence ATGGCGCTGCCAAAATCAGAAAAGATCTGGATGGATGGGAAGATGGTAGATTGGGACGACGCGAAGATTCATGTCTGCTCCCATGTCATTCATTACGGATCATGCCTTTTTGAAGGTATCCGGTGCTATAAGACAAAGAAGGGATCAGCGATCTTCCGTCTGGAACCGCATATCAAGCGCCTCTATAATTCATCGAAAATGTACAGGATGGAGCCGCAGATCCCGATGAAGGATTTCATGGAAGCCTGCAAGGAGATCGTCCGGGTCAACAAGATGGAAGAATGTTATATAAGGCCGGTCGTTTATCGCGGCTATAACTCTCTCGGCGTCAATCCATTCCCAAACCCCGTCAATGCCTTTATCGCGGTCTGGGAATGGGGCAAATATCTTGGCCCTGAAGCTCTCGAACAGGGTGTCGATGTCTGCGTCTCCTCCTGGGACCGCATCGCGCCCAACACATTTCCCGCTCTGGCCAAGGCTGGAGCGAACTATATGAATTCCCAGCTTATCAAGATGGAAGCAATCGTAAACGGGTATACTGAAGGAATAGCGCTTGATTCAACAGGATACGTCAGTGAGGGAAGCGGCGAGAATATCTTCCTTATTCAGGATGGAGTGGTCTACACACCTCCTCTCGGTGCAAGCGTACTTCCGGGAATAACACGTAACGCCGTTATGGACCTTGCCGAAGACCTCGGGTACAAGGTAGTTGAAAAACTTATTCCAAGAGAAATGCTTTATATCGCCGACGAAGTTTTCTTCACGGGGACAGCCGCCGAGATATCTCCGATAAGGAGTATTGACAAAATACAGGTAGGTGAAGGTAAGAGAGGTCCGATAACGAAAGAACTTCAGGATCTGTTCTTCAGAGTCCTTGATGCGGATGTCGAGAATCGTATGGAATGGCTCGATTTTATCTGA
- the rpiB gene encoding ribose 5-phosphate isomerase B, which yields MKVAVGSDHRGYPLKERIKKMLASEGHQVTDLGTDSTDSVDYPDYGIAVAEMTAAGDVDRGIVVCGSGIGISIAANKVRGIRAALCHTTEEARMTRLHNDSNVLALAEKTNNDPDVEEIVRVWLDTRFEGGRHQARIDKIKDYENAHSNDIHR from the coding sequence GTGAAGGTTGCCGTTGGATCGGATCATCGTGGCTACCCCCTGAAGGAACGGATAAAAAAAATGCTCGCCAGTGAAGGTCATCAGGTGACCGACCTTGGCACGGACAGCACAGATTCCGTTGATTACCCCGATTATGGCATCGCGGTCGCCGAGATGACGGCGGCCGGAGATGTCGACAGGGGTATTGTCGTCTGTGGAAGCGGTATAGGCATATCGATCGCTGCCAATAAGGTCAGAGGTATAAGGGCAGCGTTATGTCATACGACCGAGGAAGCGAGGATGACGCGTCTTCATAATGATTCGAACGTGCTTGCCCTGGCTGAAAAAACCAACAATGATCCGGACGTAGAAGAGATAGTAAGAGTATGGCTCGATACTCGATTCGAAGGCGGGCGTCACCAGGCCCGTATCGACAAGATAAAAGATTATGAAAATGCCCATTCAAATGATATCCATCGATAG
- a CDS encoding serine hydroxymethyltransferase, with amino-acid sequence MFNDNLFKYLEETDPEIMETMRSELNRQQTTLELIASENFASRAVLAALSNPMQNKYAEGYPRKRYYRGCKFVDQAEDLARERAMKLFGAEYANVQPHSGTQANITAYLSLIKPGSKIMGLSLSHGGHLSHGHPVNFSGLFFEVVHYEVDPETRVLNYDTIEKQAKAEKPKLIVAGASAYPRFWDWERLRAICDSIGAYLMVDIAHIAGLIAAGVHPSPVPYADIVTSTTHKTLRGPRGGLILAPEKYAREIDKYNFPGTQGGPFMHCIAAKAVCFREAMTDEFKVYQKQVITNASHLAAEMIERGFDVVSGGTDNHLFLLDLSKQDLTGKETAKALHKAGITVNKNTVPFDKQSPFVTSGIRVGTPALTTRGMKEPEMEQIGEMMAKVINNQDDDGVIDAVRAEAEALAGRFPLYE; translated from the coding sequence ATGTTTAACGATAATCTATTCAAGTATCTTGAAGAGACTGATCCCGAGATCATGGAGACGATGCGATCGGAGTTGAACAGGCAGCAGACTACTCTGGAGCTTATCGCGAGCGAAAACTTCGCCAGCAGGGCGGTACTGGCGGCGCTCAGCAACCCGATGCAGAACAAATACGCTGAGGGGTATCCCAGAAAAAGATACTACCGGGGGTGTAAATTCGTCGACCAGGCTGAGGATCTGGCAAGGGAGAGGGCGATGAAGCTCTTTGGCGCGGAGTACGCCAATGTTCAGCCGCACTCAGGGACGCAGGCGAATATCACGGCATACCTTTCCCTGATCAAGCCTGGATCGAAGATAATGGGGCTCAGCCTTTCGCATGGCGGACATCTTTCGCATGGACATCCGGTAAATTTCTCCGGGCTTTTCTTTGAAGTCGTACATTATGAAGTCGATCCAGAGACAAGGGTACTTAACTACGATACGATTGAAAAACAGGCCAAGGCAGAAAAACCAAAACTTATCGTGGCTGGGGCGAGCGCTTATCCGCGGTTCTGGGACTGGGAAAGACTGAGAGCTATCTGTGACAGTATAGGCGCCTATCTTATGGTCGATATCGCCCACATAGCGGGATTGATCGCGGCGGGAGTCCATCCAAGCCCCGTGCCATACGCCGATATCGTGACCTCGACGACTCACAAGACTCTTCGCGGACCGCGCGGAGGGCTTATCCTTGCCCCGGAAAAGTACGCCAGGGAAATCGACAAATACAATTTCCCAGGTACGCAGGGAGGGCCCTTCATGCATTGCATCGCCGCGAAGGCTGTATGTTTCAGGGAAGCGATGACCGATGAATTCAAGGTCTACCAGAAACAGGTAATAACCAATGCCAGCCATCTCGCCGCGGAGATGATCGAAAGAGGGTTCGATGTCGTAAGCGGAGGAACGGATAATCACCTGTTCCTTCTCGACCTTTCGAAGCAGGATCTTACAGGCAAGGAGACGGCGAAAGCGCTTCACAAGGCAGGTATAACCGTCAACAAGAATACCGTGCCGTTCGATAAGCAGAGCCCATTTGTGACTTCGGGTATCCGTGTCGGGACACCTGCCCTGACGACAAGAGGGATGAAAGAGCCCGAGATGGAACAAATCGGAGAGATGATGGCAAAAGTCATAAATAATCAGGATGATGACGGTGTGATAGATGCCGTCCGCGCTGAGGCTGAAGCTCTGGCCGGAAGATTCCCTTTGTATGAGTGA
- a CDS encoding cytidine/deoxycytidylate deaminase family protein produces the protein MARPSWDEYFMKITNLVAERSTCLRRSVGAVIVKDKRIISTGYNGAPKGLKHCLELGCLRDQMGVPSGERHELCRGAHAEQNAIIQAAGSGTNLHGATMYCTNSPCSTCTKMIINAGIRRLVLGASYPDKLGAEMIEESGIETVYMALASSSERSKD, from the coding sequence ATGGCCAGACCATCATGGGATGAGTACTTTATGAAGATCACCAACCTTGTCGCTGAGAGGTCGACGTGTCTCAGGCGCAGCGTCGGCGCTGTCATCGTCAAGGATAAAAGGATAATTTCCACCGGGTACAACGGCGCGCCGAAAGGGTTGAAACATTGTCTCGAACTGGGTTGTCTGCGCGATCAGATGGGTGTCCCGTCGGGAGAGAGGCATGAGCTCTGCCGTGGAGCCCATGCCGAACAGAACGCGATCATACAGGCAGCCGGCAGTGGGACCAATCTGCATGGCGCGACGATGTACTGCACCAATTCCCCATGTTCGACTTGTACGAAGATGATAATCAATGCTGGTATCAGGAGACTGGTCCTCGGCGCCAGTTATCCTGACAAACTGGGAGCCGAGATGATAGAGGAGTCAGGAATAGAGACGGTATATATGGCGCTTGCTTCTTCGTCCGAAAGGTCGAAGGACTGA
- the nrdR gene encoding transcriptional repressor NrdR: MRCPACGHEEDKVVDSRSTKENSAIRRRRECIACGHRFTTYEYVEHRPVMVVKKDGRREHYSRDKILNGLLRACEKRPVSMETLEKLIDDVEKRVSSRVRDEIPTKELGNEVMSKLAVIDQVAYVRFASVYRDFKDISQFLSELENLLEKSE, encoded by the coding sequence TTGCGTTGTCCCGCGTGTGGTCATGAGGAAGATAAAGTCGTAGACAGCCGTTCGACAAAAGAGAACTCCGCGATAAGAAGGCGCCGGGAATGCATAGCCTGCGGCCATCGATTCACAACATATGAATATGTCGAACACAGACCGGTGATGGTCGTCAAGAAGGATGGACGAAGAGAACATTATTCCCGCGACAAGATACTTAACGGTCTACTGAGGGCGTGTGAGAAACGCCCCGTATCGATGGAAACCCTGGAAAAACTGATCGACGATGTTGAAAAACGGGTGTCAAGCCGGGTGAGGGACGAGATCCCCACGAAGGAACTCGGAAATGAAGTGATGTCCAAACTTGCTGTAATCGATCAGGTGGCTTACGTCCGTTTTGCTTCCGTATATAGAGATTTCAAAGATATATCGCAATTTTTATCAGAACTGGAAAACCTTCTTGAAAAAAGTGAATAA
- the tatC gene encoding twin-arginine translocase subunit TatC, translated as MDSESTENKEELKEMGFLGHLDELRSMLIASLAAWLGSSIILWFFSGYVLDFLLAGIPLESLYFHAPVEAFMVRMKLSFAAGFLISFPYILFRVWSFISPGLFRSERRVILPLIVPATLLFYTGTVFAYWIMIPVVLDFLINFGTEMLSPLISVDRYFGFVLRLCFAFGIVFQLPLVIVSLTSLGVISPRALLRQWRWVILVIFITGAILTPPDPASQLLMAVPLVLLYLVSATLSLFIEKRRKEKSSEEGDESDRGDD; from the coding sequence ATGGATTCAGAGTCAACCGAAAACAAAGAAGAATTGAAAGAGATGGGGTTTCTGGGCCATCTCGATGAACTTAGATCGATGTTGATCGCGTCCCTTGCCGCCTGGCTCGGATCTTCCATAATCCTTTGGTTTTTCTCGGGATACGTGCTGGACTTCCTGCTTGCCGGTATTCCTCTTGAAAGTCTATACTTCCACGCCCCGGTCGAAGCTTTCATGGTACGCATGAAACTGAGTTTCGCGGCAGGGTTCCTTATCTCATTCCCGTACATACTTTTTCGCGTATGGTCTTTTATATCTCCCGGCCTGTTCAGGAGTGAAAGAAGAGTCATTCTTCCCCTTATTGTCCCGGCAACGTTGCTGTTTTATACAGGGACTGTCTTTGCCTACTGGATAATGATACCTGTCGTACTCGATTTTCTGATAAATTTCGGTACCGAGATGCTCTCGCCACTGATCTCGGTCGACAGGTATTTCGGGTTTGTCCTGAGGCTCTGCTTTGCTTTCGGTATAGTATTCCAGCTACCACTTGTAATCGTATCCCTTACCAGCCTTGGGGTGATATCGCCTCGCGCGCTGCTCAGGCAGTGGAGATGGGTTATTCTGGTCATATTTATAACCGGAGCTATTCTGACTCCACCTGATCCCGCTTCCCAATTGCTGATGGCTGTGCCTCTTGTGCTCCTCTACCTTGTAAGCGCTACTCTTTCCCTCTTCATAGAAAAAAGAAGAAAAGAGAAGTCCAGTGAAGAGGGTGATGAATCTGATCGCGGGGATGATTAA
- a CDS encoding polyprenyl synthetase family protein encodes MRKELSLLEEMLRLALHSDVPLIEDICDHIRSTPGKRLRPNILFLASKSLGGSSEAPMIAGMAVELIHTATLIHDDIIDGHMLRRGEETVYARWGNNVATIMGDFLYSKAFASLGDAGLYEIMEILARTTNIMSVGEMMQFQQTKNIEMSEAGYMDMIYSKTASLFSASSECGAVIGSGGSPNGFRKPYASFGRNIGLAFQITDDLIDYLAIDEQVGKPTASDFSDGRVTLPFITAFRNAPATKKERMRELFHYGFDKDADWGEIISFVRGYGGVEYSYRRAQELGARAKASLDTITPSRERDALCMAADYVIGRVDPLSA; translated from the coding sequence GTGAGGAAGGAATTAAGCCTGCTTGAGGAAATGCTGCGGCTGGCTCTTCACTCGGATGTTCCGCTGATCGAGGATATCTGTGACCACATAAGGTCGACACCGGGCAAAAGACTTCGCCCGAATATACTTTTTCTCGCTTCAAAAAGTCTCGGAGGAAGTTCTGAAGCTCCTATGATAGCCGGGATGGCTGTGGAACTGATCCATACTGCTACCCTTATTCATGATGATATAATCGACGGCCACATGCTTCGCCGGGGAGAAGAGACTGTATATGCCAGATGGGGAAATAATGTCGCCACGATCATGGGTGATTTTCTCTACTCAAAAGCGTTCGCAAGCCTTGGTGATGCGGGGCTTTACGAGATAATGGAGATCCTGGCAAGAACGACGAACATAATGAGTGTCGGTGAGATGATGCAGTTTCAACAGACAAAAAATATCGAAATGAGCGAAGCCGGATATATGGATATGATATACAGTAAAACAGCCTCGCTTTTTTCCGCGTCGAGCGAATGTGGAGCGGTAATAGGAAGCGGGGGAAGTCCGAACGGTTTCAGAAAACCTTACGCCTCGTTTGGAAGGAATATCGGCCTTGCTTTCCAGATAACAGATGATCTGATTGATTATCTCGCGATCGATGAACAGGTTGGTAAACCGACGGCGTCTGATTTTTCCGACGGTAGAGTGACCCTGCCATTTATTACTGCATTCAGGAACGCTCCAGCGACCAAGAAAGAGCGGATGAGAGAACTCTTTCATTATGGCTTTGACAAAGACGCGGACTGGGGTGAGATCATTTCGTTCGTGAGAGGTTACGGGGGAGTGGAATATTCGTACAGAAGAGCGCAGGAACTTGGCGCAAGGGCAAAAGCTTCACTTGATACCATCACGCCGTCGCGTGAAAGGGATGCTCTCTGCATGGCCGCTGATTATGTGATCGGTAGAGTCGACCCGCTATCAGCCTAG
- the amrS gene encoding AmmeMemoRadiSam system radical SAM enzyme, whose amino-acid sequence MDGVEALYYEKTRQSGVRCLLCPNDCRINPGKNGRCRLRWNDGGKLIALSYGHTVTAAVDPIEKKPLYHFMPGSRILSVGPNGCTLTCDHCQNWEISQCSSPVRYISPGDLVDLAADEESSGVAFTYTEPLLWYEYLLDASRLLRKRGLKTVIVTNGYLNEEPARQIAPMTDAFNIDLKSFDDGFYRKYCGGTLEPVKKFIEIASSVAHVELTNLVIPGLNDSLESIEEMAKWISGISREIPLHFSRFFPRYKMGDVPATSGDILKKAYDVARRFLDYVYIGNIFIEGTEDTVCPDCGEEVIKRSGYSVEMRISDGICRRCGKEIKGVWK is encoded by the coding sequence ATGGATGGTGTCGAGGCTCTGTATTATGAGAAGACGCGGCAATCGGGAGTCAGATGTCTCCTGTGTCCCAATGATTGCCGAATAAACCCTGGAAAAAACGGCAGATGCCGGCTTCGCTGGAATGACGGGGGAAAGCTTATCGCTCTTTCATATGGACATACCGTGACAGCGGCGGTGGACCCAATTGAGAAAAAACCGCTTTATCATTTCATGCCTGGATCGAGGATCCTCTCGGTGGGCCCGAATGGATGCACGTTGACTTGCGATCATTGTCAGAACTGGGAAATATCGCAGTGCTCCTCTCCGGTGCGGTATATTTCTCCAGGGGATCTCGTAGATCTTGCCGCCGATGAAGAATCTTCAGGAGTCGCTTTTACATATACTGAACCTTTGCTATGGTACGAATATCTTCTTGATGCGTCGCGGCTGTTAAGAAAAAGGGGATTGAAGACAGTCATCGTGACCAATGGTTATCTGAATGAAGAACCGGCGAGACAAATCGCTCCGATGACAGACGCGTTCAATATCGATCTGAAAAGCTTTGATGACGGGTTTTACAGGAAATATTGCGGGGGTACTTTAGAGCCTGTTAAAAAATTCATCGAGATAGCGAGTTCAGTGGCGCATGTAGAACTCACAAACCTCGTTATTCCAGGATTAAACGATTCGCTTGAATCAATCGAGGAGATGGCGAAATGGATCTCCGGAATATCCAGGGAAATCCCACTGCATTTTTCGAGGTTCTTTCCGAGATACAAAATGGGAGATGTCCCTGCTACATCGGGGGATATCCTTAAGAAAGCGTACGATGTCGCGAGAAGATTCCTTGATTATGTCTATATTGGTAATATATTCATCGAAGGCACCGAGGATACAGTTTGCCCGGATTGCGGTGAAGAGGTCATAAAGAGGTCCGGTTACAGTGTTGAAATGAGAATCTCCGACGGAATCTGCCGTCGTTGCGGGAAAGAAATCAAGGGGGTCTGGAAGTAA
- the rsfS gene encoding ribosome silencing factor — protein sequence MAPKTLAKKIIKAAWDKKAEDIILLNLKKISGMTDYFVIASAGSDVQARVIADHILDLLKGKELVLHMEGYESGNWILIDCFTVVVHIFRPEAREYYGLENFWGDAPREEYPDGK from the coding sequence ATAGCACCGAAAACGCTGGCGAAAAAAATAATAAAGGCCGCGTGGGACAAGAAAGCTGAAGATATCATCCTGTTGAATCTTAAAAAAATCTCGGGGATGACTGATTATTTTGTCATCGCCTCAGCCGGCAGCGATGTACAGGCTCGCGTGATCGCCGATCATATCCTGGATCTTTTAAAGGGAAAAGAACTTGTCCTTCATATGGAGGGGTACGAGTCGGGCAACTGGATACTTATAGATTGTTTTACCGTAGTCGTACATATTTTCCGGCCTGAGGCGAGGGAATATTACGGGTTGGAAAATTTCTGGGGAGACGCTCCAAGAGAGGAATATCCCGATGGAAAGTAA